Within Elizabethkingia sp. JS20170427COW, the genomic segment CTATTGCCGCTTTAGGAACAATCATTAATGGAGTTGTACCTCCAACCATTAACCACTTTACCGATGATGAAAATATAGACAGTCGTCTTAATTTCACGTTTAACACTGCGGTAGAGAAGGATGTGAAGATTGCAATGAGCAATACTTTCGGTTTTGGAGGACATAATGCTTGTGTACTATTCAAAAAGATATAATGAGATTACGTGCTTATTTTTCGAGATTTCTAAAGAAAAAGCACAACAGACTATCCGAGAAAGATAAGATTTTTAAAAACTCACTGAGTGAGCTTTTGGGATATCCTGTCAATGATCTTATTTTTTTTAAAGAAGCTTTTACTTTAAAATCTCCTGAAACCAAGAAAAAAAACTTTAATTATGAGAGGTTAGAGTTTCTAGGGGATGCCGTGTTAGGATGTATCATTACGAGTTATATTTTTCAAAAATATCCTAATGCCAATGAGGGCTTTCTTACCCAAATGAAATCCAAGGTTGTCAATAGAAAAAACCTGAATAGTTTAGGGGAAAAGTTAAAGCTAACAAGTTTTTTATTGAATAAAGACCAGAATACAACTCTTAGTGAGAATATTCATGGTAACCTTTTTGAGGCCTTAGTAGGAGCTATATTCCAAGACGTGGACTAC encodes:
- a CDS encoding ribonuclease III domain-containing protein is translated as MRLRAYFSRFLKKKHNRLSEKDKIFKNSLSELLGYPVNDLIFFKEAFTLKSPETKKKNFNYERLEFLGDAVLGCIITSYIFQKYPNANEGFLTQMKSKVVNRKNLNSLGEKLKLTSFLLNKDQNTTLSENIHGNLFEALVGAIFQDVDYDKCRDVILGNLLTQQDIISLENKIISYKGLLLEWGQKEKINLRFETSEENFANKVVHFRSSISIGDKTIAHASEVSKKKAEEKAAQRAFYTLQKKENINGENQKNTP